The Raphanus sativus cultivar WK10039 chromosome 2, ASM80110v3, whole genome shotgun sequence genome includes a region encoding these proteins:
- the LOC108842284 gene encoding kunitz trypsin inhibitor 2, with product MMSSFPLVSFLITLMLAAAVCTHGQEFVLDTDNNIVLTTAQYQIQPYSHSSNGGGLLPVPVKLFPLCPLGVSQSSITALPGLPVSFSHPYALMEHRVEEKIALNIEFKWYEWPGCEEFSKLWKVDESSSASKEPAILTGGKKRERNSWFKIERKEPLYGGNAYKLTTLTGTIGTAPGHWDKAPQLVLTNDTAKTFLVKFHKVNGDTTAVTSTSRQEKLGLRMFPFY from the coding sequence ATGATGTCATCATTCCCATTGGTCTCCTTTCTCATCACTCTCATGTTGGCTGCAGCTGTATGCACCCACGGACAAGAATTTGTGCTGGACACCGACAACAATATAGTTCTAACGACAGCACAATACCAGATCCAACCGTACTCCCACAGTAGTAACGGAGGTGGTCTTCTCCCAGTCCCCGTTAAACTATTTCCCCTTTGTCCACTGGGCGTCAGCCAATCCTCGATTACAGCCTTACCAGGCCTACCGGTTAGCTTCTCACATCCATACGCGCTCATGGAACACCGTGTTGAAGAAAAGATAGCATTAAACATCGAGTTTAAGTGGTACGAATGGCCAGGCTGcgaggagttttccaagttatggaaAGTCGATGAATCCTCATCGGCTTCCAAGGAGCCTGCGATACTCACCGGTGGTAAGAAGCGCGAACGAAACAGCTGGTTTAAAATTGAGAGAAAAGAACCTTTGTACGGAGGAAATGCTTACAAGTTGACTACCTTAACCGGAACCATTGGAACCGCCCCAGGGCATTGGGACAAAGCACCACAACTAGTTCTCACCAATGATACTGCGAAGACCTTTCTCGTCAAATTCCACAAGGTTAATGGTGATACTACGGCTGTTACTTCTACTTCACGTCAGGAGAAATTAGGTCTAAGGATGTTCCCATTCTACTAG
- the LOC108842286 gene encoding kunitz trypsin inhibitor 2, which translates to MKISFLITLLLATVACTHGQEPVKDTAGNSLETGQQYFIRPIKTASLNGGGLVPAAIKFPPCPLGINQALFPFLPGQPLSFQFADSVTEPIVKTSTDVTIEFNASKPLPLCNEFSFIWEVESSSASEPAILLGGIAGSQNSRFKIEKAGEGLGENTYRLTSLDGTVGSVPGFFGAPKLVLTNDDAKTIFVKFNKYNEATTSASRVEKSGLRMFPF; encoded by the coding sequence ATGAAGATCTCTTTTCTCATCACTCTCCTCTTGGCGACAGTGGCCTGCACCCACGGACAAGAACCGGTGAAAGACACTGCCGGGAATTCTCTTGAGACAGGTCAGCAATACTTCATCCGGCCAATCAAGACTGCGAGCCTCAATGGTGGTGGTCTTGTTCCAGCCGCCATTAAATTTCCCCCTTGTCCACTTGGCATCAACCAAGCACTCTTTCCGTTCCTACCGGGCCAACCGCTGAGTTTCCAGTTTGCTGACTCCGTCACAGAACCCATCGTTAAGACATCTACTGATGTAACCATCGAGTTCAACGCTAGCAAGCCGCTACCACTCTGCAACGAATTTTCCTTTATATGGGAAGTTGAGTCCTCATCGGCTTCCGAGCCAGCAATTCTCCTCGGTGGTATAGCGGGGAGCCAAAATAGCCGGTTTAAGATAGAGAAAGCCGGAGAAGGATTAGGAGAAAACACTTATAGGCTGACCAGCTTAGACGGGACCGTTGGAAGCGTCCCGGGTTTTTTTGGGGCACCAAAACTAGTTCTCACCAATGATGATGCTAAGACCATATTCGTCAAATTCAACAAATATAATGAAGCTACTACATCTGCTTCTCGTGTTGAGAAGTCCGGTCTAAGAATGTTCCCATTCTAA